The nucleotide window GCCGGCCTTCCTCGGTAAACTGCGCTGTTGCGCGGCACCGGACCCGGCCGTATGCTCCCGGCGCTTCTCCTTGATGCCACGCCACCGCCACGTACCATGAAGCGCTTCGCCGCGTTCGACCCTCCCGAGTACCAGAACTGGCAGCCGGACCCCGACACGATGCGCGACTTCCGCGCGCGCATCGATGCGGACCCGGAGCGCGGCGCCGTCGTGCGCGCGCTGGCGGAAGAAGACCTCCTCGCCATGTACGCCGGCCTGCTGCGCAACCGCCTGCACGAGATCGCGCTCAAGCGCTGGGTCAAGAGCGGGGTGATCTCCAAGGCGTGGCTCGGGGTGGGCGAGGAGGCGGCCACCATCGGCCCGGTGCACGCGCTGCGCAGGTCAGGGCCGGGGCGCGACGTGGTGGCGCCGATGATCCGCAACTGCGGCGCCTGCCACGAGTTCGGGATGCCCGTGGCCGACATCTTCCGCACCTACCTGGGCGCGGGCGACGCCCCCGCCGGCGGCCGCGACCTGCACGTGGGCGACCTGGAGTACGGCGTCCTCGCCCCCATCTCGCACGTGGGCGACGTGGTGCCGGTGATCGCGGGGGTGGCGCTCTCCTTCCAGATCCGCGGCGAGGACCGCGTGGGGCTCACCTGGATTGGCGACGGCTCCACCAAGACGGCGGCGTTCCACGAGGGGATCAACCTGGCCGCCGTGCGCCGCCTCCCCGCCCTCTTCATCATCCAGAACAATCAGATCGCCCTGGGCACGCGGCTCAAAGTGCACGCCGCCGGCTCCTTTCACGACTGGCCCGCGATGTACGGCGTGCCCGGCGCCATCTTCGACGGCAACCACGTGCTGGACGCCTTCGCCGCCACCCGCCTGGCCGCCGACCGCGCGCGCGCCGGCGAGGGGGTCACCCTCCTGGTGGCCGAGACCTTTCGCATGGGCGGCCACGCCACGCACGACGAGCGCGAAGCACGCGCCCTCTTCGAGCCTGAGCTCTTCCAGACGTGGGGCCGCCGCGACCCCATCGGGATGTTCGAGACGTGGCTGCTGGATGAGGGCATCGACCGCTCCCGGCTGGAATCCATCGAAGCCGACGTCTCCGCCGAGGTCGAAGCCGCCGCCGAGGAAGCGCTCCGCAGCCGCGAAAACTCGATGCCGGTGGGCGAGACGGCCGCGCGCGGGGCGTACGCCGGAAGCACGGCCTACAAGCCCGATTGGAGCTGAGACTCCCGTGCCTCACTCCACGCTCCCAATGATCCTCCCGTCCCGCTTCGTGCTGCTCCTCCTGGCCACCGGCACGACCGCGGCGGCCCAGACTCCCGCGCCGCCCGCACCCATCCAGGACAACAGCTTCCTGGTGGAGGAGGCGTACAACCAGGAGCGCGGCGTGGTGCAGCACATCAACACCTTTGCGCGCGCGGAGGGCGGCGGGTGGGAGCACGGCTTCACGCAGGAATGGCCGTTTCGCAGCCAGCGCCACCAGCTCAGCTACACCATTCCGCTCTCCGGCGTGGGTGAGGACGTAGGGCTCGGGGATGTCGCCCTGAACTATCGCTACCAGGCCGGACCGCTGGAGGCATCGACGGCGTTCGCGCCGCGCCTGACGCTGCTGCTGCCGACGGGGTCCAGCCGGCAGGGGCGCGGAACGGGAGGCGTGGGGCTGCAGGTGAACCTTCCGTTCAGCGCCGAGCTCCCCGCAGCGCTCGTGGCGCACTCCAACGCGGGCGCCACCTACACGCCGCGCGCGCACGACGAGTCCGGCAACCGCGCGGCGGCGCTTGACTACACGCTCGCGCAGAGCATCATCTGGCTGGCGAGGCCGAAGCTCAACCTGATGCTCGAAGCATCGTGGACGCGCGCGCAGGAGGTGGTGGGCCCGGGCGACACGCAGGCGGCGACCGAGCTGCTGATCTCGCCGGGCGTGCGCGGGGCCATCGACCTCCCCTCAGGGCTCCAGATCGTGCCGGGCCTCGCCTTCCCAATAGGCGTCGGCCCCAGCCGCGGCGAACGGAGCGTATTCCTCTACCTCAGCTTCGAGCACGCGTTCGCCAAGCAGGGGCCGTGACGACGCGGGTGTTGACGCGCCGGCCCGCGGCGGGCTACGCTGTGTGACGCCGCGCGCGTCCGCGCACGCACCTCACCCGAAGCTCGCGATGATGAGACCCGTGGTGGCGGGATGGATCGACCGGCGCGTCCTGGTGAACTACCGGGTCGCGCCGGATGCGCTGGAGGGGATCCTCCCCGCGCCCTTTCGCCCCAAGCTGGTGCGCGGCCACGCCGTGGCGGGGATCTGCCTGATCCGGCTGCGCGAGGTGCGCCCGCGCGGCCTTCCCGCGCTGGTGGGGGTCGGCTCCGAGAACGCCGCCCACCGCATCGCCGTGGAGTGGGATGGCGAGGACGGCGTGTGCGAGGGCGTGTACGT belongs to Longimicrobium sp. and includes:
- a CDS encoding thiamine pyrophosphate-dependent enzyme, translating into MKRFAAFDPPEYQNWQPDPDTMRDFRARIDADPERGAVVRALAEEDLLAMYAGLLRNRLHEIALKRWVKSGVISKAWLGVGEEAATIGPVHALRRSGPGRDVVAPMIRNCGACHEFGMPVADIFRTYLGAGDAPAGGRDLHVGDLEYGVLAPISHVGDVVPVIAGVALSFQIRGEDRVGLTWIGDGSTKTAAFHEGINLAAVRRLPALFIIQNNQIALGTRLKVHAAGSFHDWPAMYGVPGAIFDGNHVLDAFAATRLAADRARAGEGVTLLVAETFRMGGHATHDEREARALFEPELFQTWGRRDPIGMFETWLLDEGIDRSRLESIEADVSAEVEAAAEEALRSRENSMPVGETAARGAYAGSTAYKPDWS